A genomic segment from Granulicella arctica encodes:
- a CDS encoding sensor domain-containing protein, whose product MAPIAIINDLDQSHRLFESVVVHANDAILITEAEPLDSPGPRIVYANPAFTRMTGYSLEEVLGRSPRLLQGPLSGSEAPALIRAALQAWKPIEIELINYRKDGEPFWVQLSITPVASESGWYTHWISVQREITERKEREETAARLRVIALQNEALSTEIADRKLIQAEMTRVAFHDGLTGLRNRVYFMDSLRTTLIQSHAGGRYRACVLYIDLDDFKGINDTLGHRVGDLLLIEIAQRIKRWVRDHDILARLGGDEFTVLMGDVEDTKQMHAIAQHLLHAIREPVILAGTKLRVTASIGLCAIEERSLVAEDVLRDADLAMYAAKRRGGGQCVVYDERMHAAALADLQIKLELAKALEQEEFEVFYQPFVDTKHGTIGGMEALIRWNHPTRGLLAPHEFIPIAEGTGLIVELGMWVLRQACKDSLVMQQNSQWKLCLSVNVSSRQLEEPHFVLCLSALLSETGMDANALMLEITESVFLKDAGSVGEIFKDIRSLGVKIAFDDFGTGYSSLNYLRKFPIDTLKIDQAFVREMGHDPVTASIVETIIKLAQTLGMSVSAEGIETEEEVHVLRSYGCNRVQGYLYSGPIRLQEILEMLPKPDPFHSTARSTD is encoded by the coding sequence ATGGCTCCGATAGCGATCATCAACGATCTCGACCAATCACACCGATTATTCGAGTCGGTCGTAGTCCATGCAAATGATGCCATCCTGATTACAGAGGCGGAACCTTTGGACTCACCTGGTCCGCGTATTGTGTATGCCAATCCCGCATTCACGCGAATGACGGGCTATTCGCTTGAAGAGGTCCTCGGCCGATCACCCCGTCTTTTACAGGGGCCCTTGAGTGGGTCCGAAGCACCGGCGCTGATACGCGCAGCTCTCCAGGCATGGAAGCCGATCGAGATTGAGCTTATCAATTATCGCAAGGACGGAGAGCCATTCTGGGTGCAGTTGAGTATCACTCCCGTCGCGAGCGAGAGCGGTTGGTACACGCATTGGATCTCGGTGCAGCGGGAGATCACCGAACGCAAAGAGAGAGAAGAAACAGCAGCTCGATTACGGGTCATAGCGCTTCAGAACGAGGCACTCAGTACTGAGATTGCGGATCGCAAGCTGATTCAGGCGGAGATGACTCGTGTTGCCTTCCATGACGGCCTTACAGGCTTGAGGAATCGAGTTTATTTCATGGATTCGCTCAGGACGACGCTGATTCAATCGCACGCCGGAGGACGGTATCGAGCGTGCGTCCTGTATATCGACCTGGACGATTTCAAGGGGATTAACGACACACTCGGACACCGTGTGGGAGATCTGCTCCTGATAGAAATTGCCCAAAGAATCAAGAGGTGGGTTCGTGACCACGACATACTCGCGCGGCTGGGCGGAGACGAGTTTACCGTCCTCATGGGGGACGTAGAAGATACCAAACAGATGCATGCAATCGCGCAGCATCTACTCCACGCGATCAGAGAGCCGGTCATCCTTGCCGGAACCAAGCTTCGGGTGACTGCAAGTATCGGATTGTGCGCTATCGAGGAACGGTCGCTTGTGGCGGAAGACGTTCTGCGTGACGCCGACCTGGCTATGTACGCTGCAAAGAGAAGGGGCGGGGGACAGTGTGTCGTCTATGACGAACGGATGCATGCGGCGGCGCTTGCAGATCTCCAGATTAAGCTTGAGCTTGCAAAAGCGCTGGAGCAGGAGGAGTTTGAGGTCTTCTACCAACCCTTCGTGGATACAAAACACGGTACGATCGGCGGGATGGAAGCGCTCATTCGGTGGAACCATCCAACGCGCGGCCTGCTCGCGCCTCACGAATTCATACCGATCGCAGAGGGGACCGGCCTCATCGTAGAACTTGGAATGTGGGTGTTGAGACAAGCCTGCAAAGACTCTCTAGTCATGCAGCAAAACTCGCAATGGAAGCTCTGCTTGAGCGTCAACGTCTCCAGCCGACAGTTGGAGGAGCCGCACTTTGTTCTGTGTCTTTCCGCGCTTCTAAGCGAGACCGGAATGGATGCGAATGCTCTCATGTTGGAGATTACAGAAAGTGTCTTTCTCAAAGATGCTGGAAGTGTCGGCGAGATATTTAAAGACATTCGAAGTCTAGGAGTCAAGATTGCCTTCGATGATTTTGGGACTGGCTACTCGTCGTTGAACTATCTGAGAAAGTTTCCGATCGACACGCTGAAAATAGATCAAGCCTTTGTACGCGAGATGGGCCATGATCCTGTCACGGCGAGCATCGTCGAGACGATCATCAAATTAGCTCAGACGCTTGGCATGAGCGTGTCAGCGGAGGGTATTGAGACGGAGGAGGAAGTCCACGTTCTTCGAAGCTATGGATGCAACCGCGTTCAGGGCTATCTATACAGCGGCCCTATCCGTTTGCAGGAGATCCTAGAGATGCTTCCCAAGCCGGACCCCTTCCACTCGACCGCGAGAAGTACTGATTAA
- a CDS encoding GMC family oxidoreductase N-terminal domain-containing protein, translated as MQSGISDEDELRTFGIKVQQHLPGVGRNLHDHIALALVWKLLTHHLRKMREVQAWHFGHRSTLNSPNFYTYVIGTRS; from the coding sequence ATGCAGTCTGGGATCAGCGACGAGGATGAACTAAGAACATTCGGCATCAAGGTTCAGCAGCACCTGCCCGGCGTGGGACGCAACCTGCATGATCACATCGCCCTGGCTCTTGTCTGGAAGCTTCTGACGCACCACTTACGCAAAATGCGAGAAGTTCAGGCGTGGCATTTTGGACACAGATCCACTTTGAATTCGCCAAACTTCTACACCTATGTCATTGGCACCCGTTCCTGA
- a CDS encoding two-component system sensor histidine kinase NtrB, whose translation MAGKVVKGISRPRRVRFLPQKLPEPFVDSGLSEAAFSRTQIGISIANPINRRLVEGVAAQLGLVPLFLEEADLVQPERIVGVELLVADESRALRFLQALGLPEGPREDIRPAVVAAVAVTNNNVPILPDRDHERPFDGLLALPQQPAMVLAHLSVILYAHRAYMHRFESALEELQLNRRIFRSVTSGIVVASATEPDYPVVYVNPAFEVATGYSLEEAVGKNCRFLQSHSKDQPGLTLLRDAIKEKRETLAIVRNWRKDGSEFWNELSLSPIKNVAGEVTHFVSIQNDVTSRIVFEEALRESEKLAGAGRLAASIAHEINNPLEAITNLLYLMRGKCDPEAEGYLGTAEKELQAVAHITARSLSFYRQSTNATAVRPVDLISSVVDLYEGKFAQRGIVVTRRDSMSDSIVCLESEIRQVMSNLVRNAIDAMSANGGRLLVRTREATQWRSGAKGIVITIADTGTGISPESTRKIFKAFYSTKGVAGTGLGLWVSKEIVDRHHGQILVRSRTTPGSSGTAFALFLPYQTMVS comes from the coding sequence GTGGCTGGAAAGGTTGTTAAAGGCATCTCACGACCCAGGAGGGTTCGTTTTTTGCCTCAGAAATTGCCAGAACCCTTCGTTGATAGTGGTCTCTCGGAAGCAGCTTTTTCGAGAACCCAGATTGGTATCAGCATCGCAAACCCGATCAACCGTCGCCTGGTCGAAGGTGTGGCTGCTCAACTGGGGCTTGTGCCTCTTTTTCTCGAAGAAGCGGATTTAGTCCAGCCCGAACGTATTGTTGGGGTGGAACTGCTAGTCGCCGACGAATCCCGTGCCTTGCGGTTTCTGCAAGCATTGGGGCTTCCAGAAGGTCCACGAGAAGACATCCGGCCAGCAGTCGTGGCTGCCGTTGCAGTCACCAACAACAACGTTCCCATTCTTCCGGATCGGGATCACGAACGCCCGTTTGACGGCTTGCTGGCGTTGCCGCAGCAGCCCGCCATGGTGCTCGCCCATCTCAGCGTCATCCTCTATGCTCACCGCGCTTACATGCACCGTTTTGAATCAGCTTTGGAAGAACTGCAGCTGAATCGACGGATTTTCCGATCTGTAACGAGCGGCATCGTTGTTGCGAGTGCTACGGAGCCAGACTATCCAGTTGTTTACGTAAACCCGGCTTTCGAGGTGGCAACTGGCTACAGTCTTGAGGAAGCTGTAGGAAAGAACTGCAGGTTTCTGCAAAGTCATTCTAAAGATCAACCTGGCTTAACGCTGCTCCGCGATGCAATTAAAGAAAAGCGCGAGACGCTGGCTATTGTGAGAAATTGGCGGAAAGATGGTTCGGAGTTCTGGAATGAGCTTTCTCTGTCACCCATCAAGAACGTCGCCGGTGAAGTGACCCATTTTGTAAGTATTCAAAATGACGTCACAAGCCGCATCGTTTTTGAGGAAGCGTTGAGGGAAAGTGAGAAGCTGGCCGGTGCTGGGCGGCTCGCAGCGTCAATCGCACATGAGATCAACAACCCTCTCGAAGCAATTACGAACCTGCTCTATCTCATGCGCGGGAAGTGCGACCCCGAGGCTGAAGGCTATCTCGGCACCGCAGAGAAAGAGCTTCAGGCGGTCGCGCATATCACGGCCCGATCGCTTAGTTTCTATCGACAATCAACAAATGCCACTGCAGTTCGTCCAGTCGATCTCATCTCATCTGTGGTCGATCTTTACGAAGGCAAGTTCGCACAACGCGGCATCGTTGTTACCCGTAGAGACAGCATGTCCGACTCCATCGTTTGTCTCGAAAGCGAGATCCGGCAGGTCATGAGCAACCTTGTCCGCAATGCAATTGATGCAATGTCTGCAAATGGTGGGAGGCTGCTCGTCCGCACGCGAGAAGCGACACAATGGCGATCTGGCGCAAAGGGCATTGTCATCACTATTGCCGATACTGGAACTGGAATCAGCCCTGAAAGCACGCGAAAGATCTTCAAAGCGTTTTACTCAACCAAGGGAGTCGCGGGGACGGGCTTGGGGCTCTGGGTCAGCAAGGAAATCGTAGACCGGCATCATGGCCAAATACTAGTGCGGAGCCGTACGACGCCAGGATCAAGCGGTACAGCTTTCGCGCTGTTCTTGCCTTATCAGACGATGGTCAGCTAA
- a CDS encoding Crp/Fnr family transcriptional regulator — protein MTYAPFKNLLLSKFDAPLIARLDLRPIDLPLNREIEYPGNRIDHLFFLEEGMASLTTTFREGGQVEVALAGAEAVLGASVLMGTKLSLNRVSMRVAGHGFSVRTAVAALEFKRCQMFQDLTLRYLQAQFVQTAQTAGCNARHPLDQRLARWLLLCADRNRGRNLPLSHACLADMLGASRATVTVAAGLLRAQGLIEYTRGKIHLLDIQGLEDQACECYGAVRDHLANLAEYDAGTACSPMGTDLSLFN, from the coding sequence ATGACGTATGCACCTTTTAAGAATCTTTTACTAAGCAAGTTCGATGCTCCACTGATCGCAAGACTCGATCTTCGGCCCATCGATCTCCCTCTCAATCGCGAGATTGAGTACCCTGGGAACCGCATCGATCACCTCTTCTTTTTGGAAGAGGGCATGGCTTCGCTGACGACAACATTCCGCGAAGGTGGTCAAGTCGAAGTCGCCCTGGCAGGCGCGGAGGCAGTTCTAGGGGCATCCGTTCTGATGGGCACCAAGCTCAGCTTGAACCGTGTCTCCATGAGGGTAGCGGGCCATGGATTCTCTGTGCGCACGGCGGTGGCAGCCTTAGAGTTCAAACGGTGTCAGATGTTTCAAGACCTCACACTGCGATACCTGCAAGCTCAATTTGTCCAGACAGCGCAGACTGCTGGATGTAACGCACGCCATCCGCTTGACCAGCGTCTCGCGCGTTGGCTACTCCTCTGTGCGGATCGAAACAGGGGCCGAAATCTACCACTCTCGCATGCTTGTCTCGCCGACATGCTGGGTGCCAGTAGAGCTACGGTTACGGTGGCAGCAGGGCTCCTTAGAGCGCAGGGGCTGATTGAGTACACCCGTGGCAAAATCCATCTCCTGGATATTCAGGGGCTGGAAGATCAGGCTTGCGAGTGTTATGGGGCGGTGCGGGATCATCTGGCAAATCTTGCGGAGTATGACGCCGGAACCGCCTGCAGTCCGATGGGTACCGATTTATCCCTATTTAACTAA
- a CDS encoding response regulator: MADPRRKRIFVVDDEQLIATTLATILERSGFSAQCFFNPLEALDAARCNAPDLLISDVMMPELSGVELAVQIKALWPLCQILLFSGQAGTADLLQTAREQGHDFHLLSKPVHPSDLLKEIRRQEPVCV, from the coding sequence ATGGCAGATCCAAGACGGAAACGCATCTTCGTGGTCGATGATGAACAACTGATTGCGACGACTTTGGCTACGATTCTCGAAAGAAGTGGCTTTTCGGCCCAATGCTTCTTCAATCCCTTGGAAGCGCTCGATGCGGCCCGATGTAATGCGCCTGACCTACTCATCTCCGACGTCATGATGCCCGAATTGTCCGGTGTCGAGTTGGCCGTTCAAATCAAAGCACTGTGGCCACTGTGCCAGATTCTCCTCTTTTCAGGGCAAGCAGGAACAGCGGATCTGCTCCAAACGGCTCGGGAACAAGGCCATGACTTTCATTTGCTCTCGAAACCGGTTCACCCAAGCGATCTTCTGAAAGAGATTCGAAGGCAAGAACCCGTATGCGTCTAG
- a CDS encoding TrbG/VirB9 family P-type conjugative transfer protein, producing the protein MQLREVSADADPHYDSKVFISPGDQAGKEKLVTLPVFVPAAELDKAKREAAEAEAKEATERKQAEAKAESYRSQYPGQLHFDYAWDRKKADGLGLQEVWRDDKFTYLRGKFQETPVLYELKDGKGSLINWSYNDGLYTVDKTMLQGYLTIGKQRVDFKRQGVN; encoded by the coding sequence CTGCAGCTCCGCGAGGTCTCTGCTGACGCAGATCCTCACTACGACTCCAAGGTATTCATCTCGCCGGGCGATCAGGCCGGGAAGGAAAAGCTGGTGACCCTACCCGTGTTCGTGCCTGCCGCCGAGCTGGACAAAGCGAAGCGCGAGGCAGCCGAGGCGGAGGCAAAGGAGGCGACGGAGCGGAAGCAGGCAGAGGCGAAGGCCGAGAGCTATCGCAGCCAGTATCCCGGCCAGCTCCACTTTGATTACGCATGGGACCGCAAGAAGGCCGACGGGTTGGGACTTCAGGAAGTCTGGCGCGATGACAAGTTCACCTATCTGCGGGGCAAGTTCCAGGAAACACCGGTCCTCTACGAACTGAAAGACGGGAAGGGAAGCCTCATCAACTGGAGCTACAACGACGGCCTCTACACCGTGGACAAGACCATGCTGCAGGGCTACCTCACCATTGGCAAGCAGCGGGTTGATTTCAAGCGGCAGGGGGTGAACTAG
- a CDS encoding VirB4 family type IV secretion system protein, which yields MTVEPPKTAALKKKPHENAGENARMLRNLEKAATILEEHLRTVLGIRLLPKAEAFAFFSYLYNLEPWADSDRLGSNTGVDRQIVKSPVSWHNDHLQVGKRYVQMFSLMNTPDTSRPCQFSGLMTLDCDSVLCTSWRPKSGAAARKEIENQEKFISFFKVGILNRVMSGKDTASLETGAGAKAAQTNVEELSEVINSLDRTAQGEYTMRLLLAARSKAELHDAIPAVHCVFVEARCQVMEETLGNLSSFYTMFPGNQRFNVFPLWLGEDHHARMSLAFAPHIGHPVSEDLDSEYLNVFETRTRTPFFQDVYVNGVRVMLILGPTGSGKSIHGNNLIAFEQKYGGFTYIFDIGNSYESVVELYGGRIDKVGKDGPRVNPFALEPNEDNLQFLHSFVKLLLTNGGAVLTPEDEDTVFGAVKGVYHLDRHLRRLSAILLPKHLQRYLSKWIGSGLYNAVFDNVEDSLSLGRLQCFDFQGITGQHADLVEPLMVWLLRRINEVLYDPKNLGVPKHIMIEELFSAMKNSQLLDAALASIKTVRKNLGGVTLIGQSANDLGANADSIVNSCTSFLFLPDATFNRKFYGELFKLTTQQLDLFESLREREALYVRRDGLTKVVTLNLDNRSYAKFSTRPKDRVRRSKLVEKYGLTEGIERFANGEQA from the coding sequence TTGACTGTTGAACCTCCGAAGACGGCGGCGCTCAAAAAGAAGCCGCATGAGAACGCCGGGGAGAACGCTCGGATGCTACGCAACCTGGAAAAGGCTGCAACCATCCTTGAGGAGCATCTGCGCACGGTGCTGGGCATTCGGCTTTTACCCAAAGCCGAGGCGTTCGCGTTCTTTTCCTACCTTTACAACCTGGAGCCATGGGCTGACTCTGACCGGCTGGGCAGCAACACCGGGGTGGATCGGCAGATCGTCAAGAGCCCGGTGAGCTGGCATAACGACCACTTGCAGGTAGGAAAGCGCTACGTGCAGATGTTCTCCCTCATGAACACGCCGGACACGTCCCGGCCCTGCCAGTTCTCCGGCCTCATGACACTCGACTGCGACAGCGTGCTTTGCACGAGCTGGCGGCCAAAGTCTGGAGCGGCGGCGCGGAAGGAGATTGAGAACCAGGAGAAGTTCATTAGCTTCTTCAAGGTCGGCATTCTGAATCGCGTGATGAGCGGCAAGGACACCGCTTCACTTGAAACCGGAGCCGGGGCCAAGGCCGCGCAAACAAATGTGGAGGAGCTGAGCGAGGTTATCAATTCGCTCGACAGAACGGCGCAGGGTGAATACACCATGCGTCTGCTGCTGGCAGCGAGGAGCAAGGCCGAGCTGCACGATGCGATTCCCGCCGTCCATTGCGTCTTTGTCGAAGCCCGGTGCCAGGTCATGGAGGAGACTTTAGGGAATCTGTCGTCGTTCTACACCATGTTTCCCGGCAACCAGCGCTTCAACGTCTTTCCGCTCTGGCTGGGGGAAGATCATCACGCCAGGATGTCCCTCGCGTTCGCGCCGCACATCGGCCACCCGGTCTCCGAAGACCTCGATTCCGAGTACCTGAATGTCTTCGAGACCCGCACCCGGACGCCCTTCTTCCAAGACGTGTATGTGAACGGTGTGCGCGTCATGCTGATTCTGGGGCCAACCGGATCGGGCAAGTCGATACACGGCAATAACCTGATTGCTTTCGAGCAGAAGTACGGCGGCTTTACCTACATCTTCGATATCGGCAACAGCTATGAATCTGTGGTCGAGCTGTACGGAGGCCGAATCGACAAGGTTGGGAAGGACGGTCCGCGCGTTAATCCATTCGCGCTGGAACCGAATGAGGACAACCTGCAATTCCTGCATTCGTTCGTGAAGCTTCTGCTCACCAACGGCGGTGCTGTGCTAACGCCGGAAGACGAGGATACGGTGTTCGGTGCGGTCAAAGGCGTGTATCACCTGGACCGGCACCTGCGCAGGCTGTCCGCGATCCTGTTGCCGAAGCACTTGCAGCGCTACCTCTCCAAGTGGATTGGTAGCGGACTTTACAACGCGGTGTTTGACAACGTGGAAGACAGCCTATCGCTGGGACGCCTGCAATGCTTCGACTTCCAGGGCATCACCGGCCAACACGCGGACCTTGTAGAGCCGTTGATGGTCTGGCTGCTGCGCCGGATCAATGAGGTCCTGTACGACCCCAAGAACCTCGGCGTTCCCAAGCACATCATGATTGAAGAATTGTTCTCGGCCATGAAGAACTCGCAGCTTCTCGACGCTGCTCTCGCTTCCATCAAGACCGTCCGCAAGAACCTGGGCGGTGTCACACTCATCGGTCAGAGTGCGAACGACCTGGGCGCGAATGCGGACAGCATCGTGAACTCCTGCACGTCGTTCCTGTTTCTGCCCGATGCCACCTTCAACCGGAAGTTCTACGGCGAGCTATTCAAACTCACGACCCAGCAGCTCGATCTATTCGAGTCGCTGCGGGAGAGGGAAGCGCTGTACGTGCGCCGCGACGGGCTCACCAAGGTGGTGACCCTGAATCTTGACAACCGCAGCTACGCCAAGTTTTCGACCCGCCCGAAGGACCGCGTTCGCCGGTCGAAGCTGGTCGAGAAGTATGGCCTCACCGAAGGCATCGAGCGCTTCGCGAATGGAGAACAGGCGTAA
- a CDS encoding VirB3 family type IV secretion system protein, giving the protein MTKRGEALPINQAMNRSRTKLGLELSAWMAIVFVSVSVFLVGFRMLAVISLPWSDTICTSVVLFATLGLMEMNRLATCPPSNTQLDVSPPNTVATFSSAGNKIRVD; this is encoded by the coding sequence ATGACCAAACGAGGCGAAGCGTTACCCATTAACCAGGCGATGAACCGTTCCAGAACCAAGCTCGGATTGGAGCTGTCGGCATGGATGGCTATCGTGTTCGTCTCGGTCTCGGTTTTCCTCGTTGGCTTCCGCATGCTTGCCGTCATCAGCTTGCCGTGGTCCGATACGATATGCACGTCGGTTGTGCTGTTCGCCACCTTGGGCTTGATGGAGATGAACCGGCTAGCGACGTGCCCGCCGTCGAATACCCAGCTCGACGTATCGCCTCCGAACACCGTCGCAACCTTCTCTTCGGCTGGCAACAAAATCAGGGTGGATTGA